The following are encoded in a window of Halosolutus halophilus genomic DNA:
- a CDS encoding phosphotransferase family protein: MSEDYYERLVDEDALAAYLEAHLGDVDHYEVERHEAGHSNETLYVTWGDRDLVIRRPPPGETADTAHDVLREYRVTNALVDTDVPVPEPLLACENHDIIGSDFYVMERLEGDVLRLEEPDRFAEPASRERIGDELVDTLASIHDLDYEAVGLGEFGYPEGYTERQVERWGQQLMWAFDVTVEEREVPDLYEVGSWLQENCPEEHPHTLVHGDYKLDNVMYATGSDGSRDDRSGDARESPELIGVFDWEMATLGDPRADLGWMLSYWRDAKDPEPSVPELTATFMEREGYPTRRELVDRWEAGTGYEFEHERFYRALAVYKLAALGEMFFRRYLEGNSDDPMYPKMEDRVPALAERARRIVEGDEPL; this comes from the coding sequence ATGAGCGAGGACTACTACGAGCGACTCGTCGACGAGGACGCACTGGCAGCCTACCTCGAAGCGCACCTCGGCGACGTCGACCACTACGAGGTCGAACGCCACGAGGCAGGTCACTCGAACGAGACGCTGTACGTCACGTGGGGCGATCGGGACCTGGTCATCCGGCGACCGCCGCCGGGCGAGACCGCCGACACCGCCCACGACGTCCTCCGGGAGTACCGGGTGACGAACGCGCTCGTCGACACCGACGTTCCCGTCCCCGAGCCGTTACTGGCCTGCGAGAACCACGATATCATCGGCAGCGACTTCTACGTGATGGAACGGCTCGAAGGCGACGTCCTCCGGCTGGAAGAACCCGATCGGTTCGCGGAGCCAGCGTCCCGCGAACGGATCGGCGACGAACTCGTCGACACGCTGGCGTCGATCCACGACCTCGACTACGAGGCCGTCGGTCTCGGCGAGTTCGGGTATCCCGAGGGGTACACCGAACGACAGGTCGAACGCTGGGGACAACAGCTCATGTGGGCCTTCGACGTGACCGTCGAGGAGCGCGAGGTACCGGACCTCTACGAGGTCGGCTCGTGGCTCCAGGAGAACTGTCCCGAGGAACACCCGCACACGCTCGTCCACGGCGATTACAAGCTGGACAACGTGATGTACGCCACGGGATCCGACGGCTCCCGGGACGATCGATCGGGCGACGCCCGCGAGTCGCCGGAATTGATCGGCGTCTTCGACTGGGAGATGGCCACCCTCGGGGATCCCCGCGCCGACCTCGGCTGGATGCTGTCCTACTGGCGCGATGCGAAAGACCCCGAGCCGTCGGTGCCGGAACTCACCGCGACGTTCATGGAGCGGGAGGGATACCCGACCCGCCGCGAACTGGTCGATCGCTGGGAGGCTGGGACGGGCTACGAGTTCGAACACGAGCGGTTCTACCGGGCGCTCGCGGTCTACAAGCTCGCGGCGCTCGGGGAGATGTTCTTCCGGCGCTACCTCGAGGGCAACAGCGACGATCCGATGTATCCGAAGATGGAGGATCGGGTCCCCGCGCTCGCGGAACGAGCGCGACGGATCGTCGAGGGCGACGAACCGCTGTAG
- a CDS encoding 3-hydroxyacyl-CoA dehydrogenase/enoyl-CoA hydratase family protein has product MSYETIDRVAVLGAGNMGHGITEVAAMAGYDVTMRDIEDELIEEGYEGIAWSLEKLEEKDRLDEPAEEILDRIDTTTDLETAVEGADLVVEAAPENLDLKHDIFSDLEKFTDEDTLLATNTSSLPITDIAEAVDTPERVLGLHFFNPPVKMDLVEVIYGEETADEVAEAGYDWVESIDKTPIYVRKDVRGFVVNTIVGPFGGEPAWMVSEGEATIRQADAAMVHQRGYPMGPFELADMTGIDIGYHVRKEAGDDVPPIVEEKVENEELGRKTGTGYYVYEDGDGPDYEPGDGEGFDTLQVEARMVNRAAYLVGEGVATPDAVDTGVQLGLGFPEGICRRGDKIGLDTVLEKLESLHEETGHDRFEPHPYLEELVAEGETGEDAGEGFYEYDDGDGGLDGYHHLNAAIEDRVLRVELDRPSRMNALSADLLSEIDDLFSSVDTDEIRCATIEGAGDRAFSAGADITGFGSLDPTDAMRVTPAFETVHDFPRPVVAKIDGYCLGAGLELALSCDLRLATERSSFGSPEIGLGLIPGGGGTQRLMRVLGETRAKELVFRGNHIDADRAENWGLINRAVDRDDFDEVVDEFVDDLRNGPPIGLEVAKKVMNEGEDASLEAALALESQGFGLLIGTDDVMEGTAAFAEDREPEFEGN; this is encoded by the coding sequence ATGTCATACGAAACCATCGATCGCGTCGCGGTGCTGGGCGCGGGGAACATGGGGCACGGCATCACCGAAGTGGCCGCGATGGCCGGCTACGACGTCACGATGCGGGACATCGAGGACGAGTTGATCGAAGAGGGCTACGAGGGGATCGCCTGGAGCCTCGAGAAACTCGAGGAGAAGGACCGACTCGACGAACCGGCCGAGGAGATCCTCGATCGGATCGACACGACGACCGACCTGGAGACGGCCGTCGAAGGCGCGGACCTCGTCGTCGAGGCCGCGCCCGAGAACCTGGACCTGAAACACGACATCTTCTCGGACCTCGAGAAGTTCACGGACGAAGACACGCTCCTCGCGACCAACACCTCGAGCCTGCCGATCACGGACATCGCGGAGGCCGTCGACACCCCCGAGCGCGTACTCGGCCTGCACTTCTTCAACCCGCCGGTGAAGATGGACCTCGTCGAGGTCATCTACGGCGAGGAGACCGCGGACGAGGTCGCAGAAGCCGGCTACGACTGGGTCGAGTCGATCGACAAGACGCCGATCTACGTCCGCAAGGACGTCCGCGGCTTCGTCGTGAACACGATCGTCGGCCCGTTCGGCGGCGAACCCGCCTGGATGGTCTCGGAGGGCGAGGCCACGATCCGACAGGCCGACGCCGCGATGGTCCACCAGCGTGGCTACCCGATGGGACCGTTCGAACTCGCCGATATGACCGGGATCGACATCGGCTACCACGTCCGCAAGGAGGCCGGCGACGACGTCCCGCCGATCGTCGAGGAGAAAGTCGAGAACGAGGAACTGGGTCGGAAGACCGGGACGGGGTACTACGTGTACGAGGATGGTGACGGTCCCGACTACGAACCCGGCGACGGAGAGGGCTTCGACACGCTCCAGGTCGAGGCGCGGATGGTCAACCGCGCCGCGTATCTGGTCGGCGAGGGCGTCGCCACCCCCGACGCCGTCGACACCGGCGTCCAGTTGGGCCTCGGATTTCCCGAAGGAATCTGCCGTCGCGGGGACAAGATCGGCCTCGACACCGTCCTCGAGAAACTCGAATCCCTCCACGAAGAGACCGGCCACGATCGGTTCGAACCCCATCCCTACCTCGAGGAACTCGTTGCGGAGGGCGAGACCGGCGAGGACGCCGGCGAGGGGTTCTACGAGTACGACGACGGCGACGGCGGCCTCGACGGCTACCACCACCTGAACGCCGCGATCGAGGACCGCGTGCTCCGGGTCGAACTCGATCGGCCTTCCCGGATGAACGCGCTTTCGGCCGACCTGCTCTCGGAGATCGACGACCTGTTCTCGTCGGTCGACACCGACGAGATCCGCTGTGCGACGATCGAGGGGGCCGGCGATCGCGCGTTCAGCGCCGGCGCGGACATCACCGGCTTCGGTTCGCTGGACCCGACGGACGCGATGCGCGTCACGCCCGCGTTCGAGACGGTCCACGACTTCCCGCGGCCGGTCGTGGCGAAGATCGACGGCTACTGCCTCGGTGCCGGCCTCGAACTTGCGCTATCCTGTGATCTGCGGCTCGCGACCGAACGCTCCTCGTTCGGATCCCCCGAGATCGGCCTCGGGCTGATCCCCGGCGGCGGCGGCACCCAGCGCCTGATGCGCGTGCTCGGGGAGACCCGCGCCAAAGAACTGGTCTTCCGCGGCAACCACATCGACGCCGATCGAGCCGAGAACTGGGGGCTGATCAACCGGGCGGTCGATCGCGACGACTTCGACGAAGTCGTCGACGAGTTCGTGGACGACCTGCGCAACGGCCCGCCGATCGGGCTCGAGGTCGCGAAGAAGGTGATGAACGAGGGCGAGGACGCCAGCCTCGAGGCGGCGCTGGCGCTGGAGAGCCAGGGCTTCGGCCTCCTGATCGGCACCGACGACGTGATGGAGGGGACCGCCGCGTTCGCCGAGGATCGCGAACCGGAGTTCGAGGGGAACTGA
- a CDS encoding MaoC/PaaZ C-terminal domain-containing protein: MGDETLSFDDLEIGREVVTHSRTITEADVRNYAGVSGDFNPLHLSERFTAEQTPFGEPVAHGALLFGITSGLLWQHRHERPDTIAFYGVDNLRFTNPVTMGTTVHAESELIDKEPRDHPVANGVARYETRLVTDDGEVALSCELLTLVR; the protein is encoded by the coding sequence ATGGGCGACGAGACGCTGTCGTTCGACGACCTCGAGATCGGTCGCGAGGTCGTCACCCATTCGCGTACGATCACGGAGGCCGACGTGCGCAACTACGCGGGCGTTAGCGGCGACTTCAATCCCCTGCACCTGAGCGAGCGGTTCACCGCCGAACAGACGCCGTTCGGCGAACCGGTCGCACACGGGGCCCTGCTGTTCGGGATCACCAGCGGCCTGCTGTGGCAGCATCGCCACGAGCGGCCGGATACGATCGCGTTCTACGGCGTGGATAACCTGCGGTTCACGAACCCCGTCACGATGGGAACGACGGTGCATGCGGAGTCCGAGTTGATCGACAAGGAGCCGCGCGACCATCCCGTGGCGAACGGCGTCGCCCGGTACGAGACGCGCCTCGTGACCGACGACGGCGAGGTCGCGCTCTCCTGTGAGCTGTTGACGCTGGTCCGCTAG
- a CDS encoding Lrp/AsnC family transcriptional regulator, producing MSDDEPPNWDFKERDIAILCELAEDPQLSSRELTSVLKSEYDIDVSHVTVSESIRRMRDEGVFREAIIPNEEYYIFALFEFKFNTEHFAESWYDAMEHIREDKHTLFFFLSDGEYQWKTVMMFRDRQQVSKWIHNCYKEYGDVIANIRNSAVHNVLKFRTDPRIYEDLAEDGREQ from the coding sequence ATGAGCGACGACGAGCCCCCCAACTGGGACTTCAAGGAACGCGACATCGCGATCCTCTGTGAACTCGCGGAGGATCCACAGCTGTCGTCCCGGGAACTGACGAGCGTTCTGAAGTCCGAGTACGACATCGACGTCTCGCACGTCACGGTCAGCGAATCGATCCGCCGAATGCGCGACGAGGGCGTCTTCCGGGAGGCGATCATCCCCAACGAGGAGTACTACATCTTCGCGCTGTTCGAGTTCAAATTCAATACGGAGCACTTCGCCGAGAGCTGGTACGATGCCATGGAACACATCCGCGAGGACAAGCATACCCTCTTTTTCTTCCTCTCGGACGGCGAGTACCAGTGGAAGACGGTGATGATGTTCCGGGACCGCCAGCAGGTCTCGAAGTGGATCCACAACTGCTACAAGGAGTACGGCGACGTCATCGCGAACATCCGGAACTCGGCCGTCCACAACGTGCTCAAGTTCCGGACCGATCCCCGGATCTACGAGGATCTGGCCGAAGACGGACGCGAACAGTAG
- a CDS encoding alpha/beta fold hydrolase has product MTDHETWSERQKTAGVTVDGHDLEIAYHEDGPDADAGNESDGGTEADAGGDEPPVVFLHGIPTWSFLWRDVVPTIAENRRTIAPDLIGYGNSSMHDGFDRSIRAQEVMLEDLLATLDVETVSLVAHDIGGGVALRFAAHHPDRVEHLVLSNAVCYDSWPVEFVSNLGLPDTVELDRSELESRLDSAFVEGAYGEADPDFVEGMKAPWLSDEGHRSLVRNAVATNTNHTTEIDYGSIAAETLLLWGEDDVMQPIAYAERLADDIRESRIEPLSEAYHWVPEDRSAAYADRLRSLLSEPNT; this is encoded by the coding sequence ATGACGGACCACGAAACCTGGAGCGAACGGCAGAAGACGGCGGGCGTGACGGTCGACGGACACGATCTGGAGATCGCCTACCACGAGGACGGGCCGGACGCGGACGCCGGGAACGAATCGGACGGTGGAACCGAGGCGGACGCTGGCGGCGACGAACCGCCCGTCGTCTTCCTCCACGGTATCCCGACGTGGTCGTTCCTCTGGCGGGACGTCGTGCCGACGATCGCGGAGAACCGCCGGACGATCGCACCCGACCTGATCGGCTACGGCAACTCGTCGATGCACGACGGCTTCGATCGATCGATCCGCGCCCAGGAGGTGATGCTCGAGGATCTCCTCGCGACGCTCGACGTCGAGACGGTGTCGCTGGTCGCACACGACATCGGCGGCGGGGTCGCGCTCCGTTTCGCGGCGCACCACCCCGACAGGGTCGAGCACCTGGTCCTCTCGAACGCCGTCTGTTACGACTCTTGGCCCGTCGAGTTCGTCTCGAATCTGGGGCTGCCCGACACAGTCGAACTGGACCGATCGGAACTCGAATCGCGACTCGACTCGGCGTTCGTCGAGGGTGCCTACGGCGAGGCCGACCCCGACTTCGTCGAGGGAATGAAAGCCCCGTGGCTGTCCGACGAGGGGCACCGCTCGCTCGTCCGGAACGCCGTCGCGACGAACACGAATCACACGACCGAGATCGACTACGGATCGATCGCGGCCGAGACGCTGTTGCTATGGGGTGAAGACGACGTGATGCAACCGATCGCGTACGCCGAGCGGCTGGCCGACGATATCCGGGAGAGCCGGATCGAACCGCTGTCGGAGGCCTACCACTGGGTGCCCGAGGATCGATCGGCCGCGTACGCCGATCGGCTCCGGTCGCTCCTGTCCGAACCGAACACGTAA
- a CDS encoding acyl-CoA dehydrogenase family protein, with protein MSFQLSEEQRAIRRTVREFGENEIEPVAREHDENREYPHDLVQQAAEMDLVATGIPVEYGGAGMDLLSSVVVTEELWRADPGIGSAISSRGFGSTMIERFGDEWMKEEWLPKIADGEAACASAISEPAHGSNVAGMETRAEQDGDEYVLNGNKMWITNGTIADVAVVMAKTDPGAGHEGITAFLVPTDLDGFSAEKIDNKLGIRASDLAELILDDVRVPAENVIGTENAGFYQLMDFFAAGRVSVAAQAIGTAQAALDEALAYAEEREQFDQPIAEFQAIQHKLAEMATNVEAARSLTYRAATVAMEGDDQLAAKFASMAKLFASEHAVDVADEAIQVHGGAGYVSDHPVERYYRDARITKIYEGTSEIQKNIIADQLL; from the coding sequence ATGTCGTTTCAGTTATCGGAAGAACAGCGGGCGATCCGCCGAACCGTCAGGGAGTTCGGCGAGAACGAGATCGAGCCGGTCGCGCGCGAGCACGACGAGAACCGCGAGTATCCCCACGATCTCGTCCAGCAGGCGGCCGAGATGGACCTGGTCGCGACCGGCATCCCCGTCGAGTACGGCGGCGCGGGGATGGACCTCCTGTCGAGCGTCGTCGTCACGGAGGAACTGTGGCGCGCCGATCCCGGGATCGGGAGCGCGATCAGCAGCCGCGGCTTCGGCTCGACGATGATCGAGCGGTTCGGCGACGAGTGGATGAAAGAAGAGTGGCTCCCGAAGATCGCCGACGGTGAGGCGGCGTGTGCGAGCGCGATCAGCGAACCCGCTCACGGATCGAACGTCGCCGGGATGGAAACCCGCGCAGAGCAGGATGGTGACGAGTACGTCCTCAACGGGAACAAGATGTGGATCACGAACGGAACGATCGCCGACGTCGCCGTCGTGATGGCCAAGACGGACCCGGGCGCGGGCCACGAGGGGATCACCGCCTTCCTCGTGCCGACGGATCTCGACGGCTTCAGCGCCGAGAAGATCGACAACAAACTCGGCATCCGGGCGTCGGACCTCGCGGAACTGATCCTCGACGACGTCCGCGTCCCTGCGGAGAACGTCATCGGTACCGAGAACGCGGGCTTCTACCAGCTGATGGACTTCTTCGCCGCCGGCCGCGTCAGCGTGGCCGCACAGGCGATCGGCACCGCACAGGCGGCCCTCGACGAGGCGCTCGCGTACGCCGAGGAGCGCGAGCAGTTCGACCAGCCGATCGCGGAGTTCCAGGCGATCCAGCACAAACTGGCCGAGATGGCGACCAACGTCGAGGCCGCCCGATCGCTGACCTATCGCGCTGCGACCGTCGCGATGGAGGGCGACGACCAGCTGGCCGCGAAGTTCGCCAGTATGGCGAAGCTGTTCGCCAGCGAGCACGCGGTCGACGTCGCCGACGAGGCGATCCAGGTCCACGGCGGTGCGGGGTACGTCTCCGACCACCCCGTCGAGCGCTACTACCGCGACGCCCGCATCACGAAAATCTACGAGGGCACGAGCGAAATTCAGAAGAACATCATCGCGGATCAGCTCCTATGA
- a CDS encoding ATP-dependent helicase produces MAESESLELPIADDALPFDPAAVTIEDRDVFDLLEPAVQRWWLEEFGEFVPENDGFFTPPQQGAIPKIHDGTNTLICAPTGSGKTLSSFCAIINELYRRDRESEDGLENSVYCLYVSPLKSLANDIHRNLEVPLEGIESIVADRDGDEEMGEIRHAIRHGDTDSSDRQKMLEETPHVLNTTPETLAILLNSPKFREKLRTVEYVIVDEIHSLADGKRGTHLSVSLERLEAMAEGEITRIGCSATIEPLSQVAEFLVGCEEPGGEPSEGLRAADGASGAEAREPRPYEIVDARFAREFDIELECPTDDLINTSREVVQERFYRMLHEHVQDHTNTLVFTNTRSGAERVLHNLRERFDVYDEDNSGCHHGSLSKDVRQDVEGRLKDGDLDVVTSSTSLELGIDMPHVDLVVQVGSPKSVAALLQRIGRAGHRVGQTVTGRVIALDRDELLECAVMLKKAAEGFVDSVSIPENAQDVAAQHVYGMAIAEIRPESEVKAILRRAYPYRNFSDEEYEQLMRYLTAEYAGLEDRNVYAKIWRDENDPPDGQHHHEEYPVGEPLIGKRGRLARVIYMTNIGTIPDSFTCDVHTRASDEWVGQLDENYLDTLEKGDVFVLGGDHFEYRYRRGSKVYVDRTSARPTVPSWYSERLPLSYDLGREILAFQADLLDHYDAGGPPRVRAWLREFPLDDDSVRAIARLFDHQVRFAGADSVSTPDRLAIEVERDRDEYERHYYVHSAYGRKFNDGLSRLLAYRCAQEATANVRVAVADNGFVLSMPLNRKVDIEGIVDDLDPEQVRSDLRAAIADTDLLQRYFRINATRSLMILKRYKGYEKSASEQQVSSEMLLGFAEDLAEFAVIEETYREILEDKLNVDEIEAIVAAIDSGEITVQRQLLDSPTPRAFGLATLSASDVVLAEDESAALQAFHEHVLEEIGEESLAGLASDE; encoded by the coding sequence ATGGCTGAGTCCGAGTCCCTCGAGTTACCGATCGCCGACGACGCCCTCCCGTTCGATCCCGCGGCGGTCACGATCGAGGACCGGGACGTCTTCGACCTGCTCGAGCCCGCAGTTCAGCGGTGGTGGCTCGAGGAATTCGGCGAGTTCGTCCCCGAGAACGACGGGTTCTTCACGCCGCCGCAGCAGGGGGCGATCCCGAAGATTCACGACGGGACGAACACGCTGATCTGTGCGCCGACCGGTTCGGGAAAGACGCTATCGTCGTTCTGTGCGATCATTAACGAACTCTACAGACGCGACCGCGAGTCGGAAGACGGCCTCGAGAACTCCGTCTACTGCCTCTACGTCTCGCCGCTCAAATCGCTCGCGAACGACATCCACCGGAACCTCGAGGTGCCGCTCGAGGGGATCGAATCGATCGTCGCCGACCGCGACGGCGACGAGGAGATGGGCGAGATCCGCCACGCCATCCGCCACGGCGACACGGACTCGAGCGATCGCCAGAAGATGCTCGAGGAGACGCCCCACGTCCTCAACACGACGCCCGAAACCCTCGCGATATTGCTCAACTCGCCGAAGTTCCGCGAGAAGCTTCGTACCGTGGAGTACGTCATCGTCGACGAGATCCACTCGCTGGCGGACGGCAAACGAGGGACCCACCTGTCGGTGAGTCTCGAACGACTGGAGGCGATGGCCGAGGGCGAGATCACGCGGATCGGCTGTTCGGCGACGATCGAGCCGCTGTCGCAGGTTGCCGAATTTCTGGTCGGCTGTGAGGAACCCGGCGGGGAGCCGAGCGAGGGGCTACGCGCCGCGGACGGTGCGAGCGGGGCGGAGGCCCGCGAGCCGCGACCGTACGAGATCGTCGACGCCCGCTTCGCCCGCGAGTTCGACATCGAACTCGAGTGTCCGACCGACGATCTGATCAACACGTCCCGCGAGGTCGTTCAGGAGCGGTTCTACCGGATGCTCCACGAACACGTGCAGGACCATACCAACACGCTCGTGTTCACCAACACCCGATCGGGTGCGGAGCGCGTCCTGCACAACCTCCGCGAACGGTTCGACGTCTACGACGAGGACAACTCCGGCTGTCACCACGGCAGCCTCTCGAAGGACGTCCGTCAGGACGTCGAGGGGAGGCTGAAGGACGGCGACCTCGACGTCGTGACGTCCTCGACCTCGCTCGAACTGGGGATCGACATGCCCCACGTCGATCTCGTCGTGCAGGTCGGCTCTCCGAAGTCCGTTGCGGCCCTGCTCCAGCGGATCGGGCGGGCGGGCCACCGTGTCGGCCAGACCGTCACCGGCCGGGTGATCGCGCTCGACCGGGACGAACTGCTCGAGTGTGCGGTCATGCTGAAGAAGGCCGCCGAGGGGTTCGTCGACTCGGTCTCGATCCCGGAGAACGCCCAGGACGTCGCCGCACAGCACGTCTACGGGATGGCGATCGCCGAAATCAGGCCCGAGTCCGAGGTGAAAGCGATCCTCCGCCGGGCCTACCCCTACCGGAACTTTTCGGACGAGGAGTACGAGCAGTTGATGCGGTACCTGACCGCGGAGTACGCCGGTCTCGAAGATCGAAACGTCTACGCGAAGATCTGGCGCGACGAGAACGACCCGCCCGACGGCCAGCACCACCACGAGGAGTACCCCGTCGGCGAACCGCTGATCGGCAAGCGCGGTCGGCTGGCGCGGGTGATCTACATGACCAACATCGGGACGATCCCCGACTCCTTTACCTGCGACGTCCACACCCGCGCGAGCGACGAGTGGGTCGGCCAGCTCGACGAGAACTACCTCGACACCCTGGAGAAGGGCGACGTCTTCGTCCTCGGCGGCGATCACTTCGAGTACCGCTACCGGCGCGGATCGAAGGTGTACGTCGATCGGACCAGCGCCCGTCCCACGGTTCCGTCGTGGTACTCCGAGCGGCTCCCACTGTCCTACGATCTGGGCCGCGAGATCCTCGCCTTCCAGGCGGACCTGCTGGATCACTACGACGCGGGCGGTCCGCCGCGGGTCCGCGCGTGGCTGCGGGAGTTCCCGCTCGACGACGACAGCGTGCGCGCGATCGCCCGGCTGTTCGACCACCAGGTGCGCTTCGCGGGGGCCGACAGCGTGAGCACGCCCGATCGGCTCGCGATCGAGGTCGAGCGCGATCGCGACGAGTACGAACGCCACTACTACGTCCACTCGGCGTACGGTCGCAAGTTCAACGACGGCCTCTCCCGCCTCCTCGCGTATCGCTGTGCCCAGGAGGCGACCGCGAACGTCCGGGTCGCCGTCGCGGACAACGGCTTCGTCCTCTCGATGCCGCTGAACCGGAAGGTCGACATCGAGGGCATCGTCGACGATCTCGACCCCGAGCAGGTGCGTTCGGACCTCCGTGCGGCCATCGCCGACACCGACCTGCTCCAGCGGTACTTCCGGATCAACGCGACCCGATCGCTGATGATCCTCAAGCGGTACAAGGGCTACGAGAAGTCCGCCAGCGAACAGCAGGTCTCGAGCGAGATGCTGCTCGGGTTCGCCGAGGACTTAGCGGAGTTCGCCGTGATCGAGGAGACCTACCGCGAGATCCTGGAGGATAAACTCAACGTCGACGAGATCGAAGCGATCGTCGCGGCGATCGATTCGGGCGAGATCACCGTCCAGCGGCAGTTGCTCGACTCGCCGACGCCGCGGGCGTTCGGGCTGGCGACGCTCTCGGCTAGCGACGTCGTGCTCGCCGAGGACGAGAGCGCAGCCCTGCAGGCGTTTCACGAACACGTCCTCGAGGAGATCGGCGAGGAGTCGCTAGCGGGGCTCGCGTCTGACGAGTGA
- a CDS encoding zinc-dependent alcohol dehydrogenase family protein, translating to MRAATLEAYGEPLAIEDVDPPDPAPHGVVVDVEACGICRSDWHAWQGHGEWADDQVPIGQILGHEPAGRVARVGAQVDRLAAGDRVVIPFNLGEGGCPQCRTGHGNVCKDGYALGFESSVPGAFAEQVHVPHAAFNLTRLPDVVSPTEAAGLGCRYVTAFHALAHRVDLAGGDWVAVHGCGGLGLAAVQIATALGGTVVAVDVREEPLAMATDLGAEATIDASEREDVPAEIEAITDGGAHVSVDALGRAETCRNSLDCLGIRGTHVQLGLTTDAERGEVPLPIDEITRWDVTVVGSRGMPPSRYDELLRMIEAGRLEPDRLVTREVALEDVSDRLAAMTEYETRGVEVVTEF from the coding sequence ATGCGCGCTGCAACTCTCGAGGCGTACGGGGAACCGCTCGCGATCGAGGACGTCGATCCACCCGATCCCGCTCCCCACGGGGTCGTCGTCGACGTCGAGGCCTGTGGCATCTGCCGGAGCGACTGGCACGCTTGGCAGGGCCACGGCGAGTGGGCCGACGATCAGGTGCCGATCGGGCAGATCCTCGGACACGAACCCGCGGGCCGAGTGGCTCGCGTCGGTGCCCAGGTGGATCGACTCGCGGCGGGCGATCGGGTGGTGATCCCGTTCAACCTCGGCGAGGGTGGCTGTCCCCAGTGTCGGACTGGCCACGGGAACGTCTGTAAGGACGGCTACGCGCTCGGGTTCGAATCCAGCGTCCCCGGCGCGTTCGCCGAACAGGTCCACGTCCCCCACGCGGCGTTCAACCTGACTCGACTCCCGGACGTCGTCTCGCCGACGGAGGCCGCCGGACTCGGCTGTCGGTACGTGACCGCGTTTCACGCGCTCGCTCACCGGGTCGACCTCGCTGGCGGCGACTGGGTCGCCGTCCACGGCTGTGGCGGACTCGGATTGGCCGCGGTCCAGATCGCGACGGCCCTCGGCGGGACCGTCGTCGCGGTCGACGTGCGCGAGGAGCCGCTCGCGATGGCGACCGATCTGGGTGCCGAGGCGACGATCGACGCGTCCGAACGCGAGGACGTCCCCGCCGAAATCGAAGCGATCACGGACGGCGGGGCCCACGTCTCCGTCGACGCGCTCGGTCGCGCCGAGACGTGCCGGAACAGCCTCGACTGTCTCGGGATCCGGGGGACACACGTCCAGCTCGGCCTGACGACCGACGCCGAGCGCGGTGAGGTCCCGCTCCCGATCGACGAGATCACCCGGTGGGACGTCACGGTCGTCGGCTCGCGAGGGATGCCACCCTCCCGGTACGACGAACTCCTGCGCATGATCGAGGCGGGCCGACTCGAACCCGATCGGCTCGTCACGCGCGAAGTCGCGCTCGAGGACGTATCCGATCGGCTCGCGGCGATGACCGAGTACGAGACGCGTGGCGTGGAAGTCGTCACCGAGTTCTAA
- a CDS encoding MBL fold metallo-hydrolase, with protein MRVTFLGTGSAMPTGERFQTGILVQADGRSLLIDCGSGALHRLQQSGVGYENVSTVLLTHHHLDHVADLLPLMKARWLAGEEHLEVVGPQGTKTLLDDLLSVHEYMQGKLDLQVREVVPGEFSVAGFDVSAYETRHSLPCLAYRFGDLFTFSGDSEAFAGLANFAEGSAILAHDCSFPDDVDVSNHPTPETLGRALSGREIGRVYLTHLYPHTDDRHEEMLASIGAHYDGDVRFAEDLKTVSIE; from the coding sequence ATGCGCGTCACCTTTCTCGGAACTGGCAGTGCGATGCCCACCGGCGAACGGTTCCAGACCGGCATCCTCGTCCAGGCGGACGGCCGATCGCTCCTGATCGACTGCGGGTCGGGCGCGTTACACCGCCTCCAGCAGTCCGGCGTCGGCTACGAGAACGTCTCGACGGTCCTCTTGACCCACCACCACCTCGATCACGTCGCCGACCTGCTCCCGTTGATGAAAGCCCGCTGGCTGGCCGGCGAGGAACACCTCGAGGTCGTCGGTCCGCAGGGGACCAAGACCCTGCTCGACGACCTCCTCTCGGTCCACGAGTACATGCAGGGCAAACTCGACCTGCAGGTGCGCGAGGTCGTCCCCGGCGAGTTTTCGGTGGCCGGATTCGACGTCTCGGCCTACGAGACGCGCCACTCGCTCCCCTGTCTCGCGTACCGTTTCGGCGACCTGTTCACGTTCAGCGGCGACAGCGAGGCGTTCGCCGGTCTGGCCAACTTCGCCGAGGGATCCGCGATCCTCGCCCACGACTGTTCGTTCCCCGACGACGTCGACGTCTCGAACCATCCCACGCCCGAGACGCTCGGCCGGGCACTCTCCGGGCGGGAGATCGGCCGGGTCTACCTGACCCACCTCTATCCCCACACCGACGATCGACACGAGGAGATGCTGGCCTCGATCGGGGCTCACTACGACGGCGACGTCCGGTTCGCGGAGGATCTCAAGACGGTCTCGATCGAGTAA